In the Mesorhizobium sp. M1D.F.Ca.ET.043.01.1.1 genome, CGACACGGCCGGACCGACCGCGCCGGTGATCTCGATGCTGCCCGACGGCGCGGTGAAGCTCAGCGTCTATGTGCCAGAGACCGCTTTCTCCTCGGTGAAGGTCGGCACGCTGCTCAGCGTGCATTGCGACGGCTGCGGGCCGGATCTCAAGGCGCGCATCAGCTACGTTTCGCCCGATCCGGAGTTCACCCCGCCGGTGATCTACTCGCTTCAGAACCGGCAGAAGCTGGTCTATCTCGTCGAGGCACGGCCGGAAGGCGATACCGGTCAGCTGCAGCCCGGCCAGATCGTCGACGCCGATCTCGCGGACATCGGGGCGGACCTCGGAAAATGAGCGTCATCGACGTCCGCGGGCTGGTCAAGCGCTTCGGCGGCAGGACGGTCGTCGACCATGTGACGATGACTGTGGCCGAGGGCGAGATCGTCGGTTTCCTCGGGCCGAACGGCTCGGGCAAGACGACGACCATCCGCATCATGTGCGGGCTTCTGACACCGGACGAGGGCGAGGGCACGGTGCTCGGTTTCGACATCCGCTCCGACTCGCTCAGCATCAAGCGCGAAGTCGGCTACATGACGCAGAAATTCTCGTTCTACGAGGATCTGACGATCGGCGAGAATCTCGAATTCGTGGCCCGGCTCTACCAGCTGAAGCCGGTCGAGGACTATGTCTCGCGGACGCTGCAGGACCTCGGCCTGGCGACGCGCCGCAACCAGCTCGCCGGCACGCTTTCCGGCGGCTGGAAGCAGCGGCTGGCACTCGCTGCCTGCATCATGCACGAGCCGAAGCTGCTTCTGCTCGACGAGCCGACGGCGGGCGTCGACCCGAAGGCGCGGCGCGAGTTCTGGGACGAGATCCACAGGCTGGCGAGCGGCGGGCTGACGGTGCTCGTCTCCACCCACTACATGGACGAGGCCGAGCGCTGCCACCGCATCAGCTACATCTCCTACGGCAAGCTGCTGGCCACCGGCACGGTGGACGAGGTGGTGAGGAATGCCGGGCTGACCACCTTCGTGCTGCAGGGACCGAAGCTCGACCAGGTGGCCGAGGCGCTGCAGGGCCGTCCCGGCGTCGATCAGGTGGCGCCGTTCGGCGCCACGCTCCATGTCGTCGGCTCCGACAAGGCGGCGCTGGAAAAGGCGCTTGCCGATGTCGAGAAGGAGCACAAGGGGGTGACGGTGACGCCCGGCGAAACCAGCCTGGAAGACGTGTTCATCCAGTTCATGGCCGGCTCGAAGGACAACATGACATGAAGGATGGCTTGAGAGCGGTCTTTTCCTTCGCGAGACTCGGCGCGCTGTTGATCAAGGAGTTCATCCAGATGCGGCGCGACCGCATCACCTTCGCCATGATGCTGGGCGTGCCTCTGCTGCAGCTGGTGCTGTTCGGCTTTGCCATCAACAACGATCCCAAGAGCCTGCCGACGGCGCTGGTGGCGATGAGCAACGACCAGTATACGCGGGCCATGGTCTCCGCGCTGCAGATGACCGGCTACTACCGCTTCGACCATGTGTCCGAAAGCGCGGCCGAAGCCGAAATGCTGATGGCCAAGGGCGCCGTCTTGTTCGTCGTCACCATCCCGGCCGACTTTGCCCGGCGCGTCGAGCGCGGCGACAGCCCGCAGATCCTCATCGAAGCCGACGCGACGGATCCGTCGGCGGCAAGCGGCGCCATTTCGACACTGAGCAAGGTGGCGAGCCAGGCGCTGCTGCGCGCCCAGGGCATGCAGGCGACCGCCGCCGAAACCGCCAAGCAGCAGCTGCAGGTGGTGGTTCACCAGCGCTACAATCCCGAAGGCATCTCGCAATACAACATCGTGCCCGGCCTGCTCGGCGTCATCCTGCAGATGACCATGGTGATGATGA is a window encoding:
- a CDS encoding ABC transporter ATP-binding protein; translated protein: MSVIDVRGLVKRFGGRTVVDHVTMTVAEGEIVGFLGPNGSGKTTTIRIMCGLLTPDEGEGTVLGFDIRSDSLSIKREVGYMTQKFSFYEDLTIGENLEFVARLYQLKPVEDYVSRTLQDLGLATRRNQLAGTLSGGWKQRLALAACIMHEPKLLLLDEPTAGVDPKARREFWDEIHRLASGGLTVLVSTHYMDEAERCHRISYISYGKLLATGTVDEVVRNAGLTTFVLQGPKLDQVAEALQGRPGVDQVAPFGATLHVVGSDKAALEKALADVEKEHKGVTVTPGETSLEDVFIQFMAGSKDNMT
- a CDS encoding ABC transporter permease, with product MKDGLRAVFSFARLGALLIKEFIQMRRDRITFAMMLGVPLLQLVLFGFAINNDPKSLPTALVAMSNDQYTRAMVSALQMTGYYRFDHVSESAAEAEMLMAKGAVLFVVTIPADFARRVERGDSPQILIEADATDPSAASGAISTLSKVASQALLRAQGMQATAAETAKQQLQVVVHQRYNPEGISQYNIVPGLLGVILQMTMVMMTAMALTRETERGTMENLLAMPSSPTEIMLGKVLPFLVVGAVQVTVVLAAAKLLFGVPFVGSLTLLLSSVLVFVLSLVLLGYTISTLARSQMQAMQLTFFFFLPSLLLSGFMFPYRGMPGWAQILGEIFPLTHFLRITRAVMLKGADFSAVAAEIGWLAVFVVAFAGAALLRFRRTLD